One window of Pirellulales bacterium genomic DNA carries:
- the fliM gene encoding flagellar motor switch protein FliM, giving the protein MTDVLSQADVEKLLTQMESDSNSGAKAAPAGAPSALPDIEGRPREKIVPYDFKRPERVGKEQMRALQTLHEGFSRNYGAALSGLLRSIVEVKLTSVDQLTYSEFVFSLENPTCFNLLKAEPLDGHLILDINPSILFPIIDRLLGGGKDATPLARRPLTEIELRLVARITGLFLEEFRRAWMNVIELRVAVERVESNPQLVQIVPPNEVIVLISFEITLGEARGMMNLCIPFNSIERIGQKLSSNSWVAYGRRGATPESTQRISQNLRGALVQLVAQLADTKITTSDLIGLRVGDIITTEKDVNTPITISVEGVAKYHARVGAFKGRKAIRIDEPVAAIALPKAGANETTGSGSASASSPAAGQPGKPAAQVPVKKK; this is encoded by the coding sequence ATGACCGACGTTCTCAGTCAGGCCGATGTCGAAAAACTGCTGACTCAAATGGAGTCAGACAGCAATTCCGGCGCAAAAGCTGCCCCGGCTGGCGCGCCATCGGCCTTGCCGGACATAGAAGGCCGGCCGCGCGAAAAAATTGTCCCTTACGATTTCAAGCGGCCTGAACGCGTAGGTAAGGAGCAAATGCGGGCCTTGCAAACGCTGCACGAGGGTTTTAGCCGCAACTACGGGGCCGCGCTATCCGGCTTGTTGCGCAGCATTGTCGAGGTAAAGCTAACCAGCGTCGATCAGCTCACCTATAGCGAGTTTGTGTTCAGTCTGGAAAATCCCACCTGCTTCAACTTGCTGAAGGCGGAGCCACTCGACGGGCATCTCATTCTCGACATCAATCCCTCGATTTTGTTTCCGATTATTGATCGGCTGTTGGGCGGTGGTAAAGATGCCACGCCGCTGGCTCGGCGGCCTCTCACCGAAATTGAGCTGCGCTTGGTCGCCCGTATTACCGGACTGTTTTTGGAGGAATTTCGCCGGGCATGGATGAACGTCATCGAGTTGCGCGTGGCGGTCGAACGGGTGGAAAGCAATCCGCAACTGGTGCAAATTGTGCCACCGAACGAAGTGATCGTGCTCATCAGCTTTGAAATTACGCTGGGGGAAGCGCGGGGCATGATGAATTTGTGTATTCCCTTCAACTCGATCGAGCGCATCGGGCAAAAACTATCGTCCAACAGTTGGGTGGCCTATGGCCGGCGTGGTGCCACGCCGGAAAGCACCCAGCGGATCAGTCAAAATTTGCGAGGCGCGCTCGTGCAATTGGTGGCGCAACTGGCCGACACAAAAATTACCACCAGCGATTTAATCGGCCTGCGGGTGGGCGATATTATCACCACGGAAAAAGATGTGAACACGCCAATTACAATCAGTGTGGAAGGCGTGGCCAAATATCATGCTCGGGTCGGGGCGTTCAAGGGCCGCAAAGCCATCCGCATTGATGAGCCGGTGGCCGCGATCGCGCTGCCCAAAGCGGGCGCCAACGAAACGACCGGCAGCGGATCGGCATCCGCTTCTTCCCCAGCAGCCGGTCAACCCGGCAAGCCCGCCGCCCAGGTTCCTGTGAAAAAAAAGTGA
- a CDS encoding glutamate-5-semialdehyde dehydrogenase, with protein MAIVEKVDLKAYCLDVAQRAKAASTELARATGAQKIDWLRRSAKVMRQRATEILEANRLDVAAAPGFGLTEAEIDRLKLTPARIESIAAALEQIAMLPNPVGEVMESSVRPNGLKVLKVRVPLGVVFFIYESRPNVTADAAAICVFSGNAVILRGGKEATHSSYAIVKLLRQMLDEVGLPSDAVQMVNTPDREAVGHFLRLHEWIDVAIPRGGESLIRRVAEEATMPVIKHFTGNCHVYVDRSADLDMAQRITINSKCQRMGVCNAAESLLVHADVAAEFLPRIGAALVQKGIEIRGDAKVREFIPQAKTATEEDYAAEYLGPIISARVVSSLAEAIRHINHDGSHHTDAIITDDFSAATQFTEEVDSSAVMVNASTRFNDGGEFGLGAEIGISTDKFHARGPCGLKELTSYKYVVLGAGQVRE; from the coding sequence ATGGCCATCGTTGAAAAGGTTGATCTGAAAGCCTATTGCCTGGATGTGGCGCAGCGCGCCAAAGCGGCATCCACGGAGCTGGCCCGCGCCACCGGTGCGCAAAAAATCGATTGGCTGCGTCGTTCCGCCAAGGTCATGCGTCAGCGGGCCACCGAAATTCTGGAAGCGAATCGGCTCGACGTGGCCGCCGCGCCCGGCTTTGGATTGACCGAAGCCGAAATCGACCGCTTGAAGCTCACGCCGGCCCGCATCGAAAGCATCGCCGCTGCCCTGGAACAGATTGCCATGTTGCCCAATCCGGTGGGTGAGGTGATGGAATCATCCGTCCGTCCCAATGGACTCAAAGTCCTCAAAGTGCGCGTGCCGTTGGGCGTGGTGTTTTTCATTTACGAATCGCGGCCGAATGTCACTGCCGATGCCGCGGCCATTTGCGTGTTCAGCGGTAACGCGGTCATTTTGCGCGGCGGCAAAGAAGCCACACACAGCAGTTACGCAATTGTCAAACTGCTACGGCAGATGCTCGACGAAGTCGGCTTGCCATCGGATGCCGTCCAAATGGTGAACACACCCGATCGGGAAGCAGTGGGGCATTTTCTGCGCCTGCACGAATGGATCGATGTGGCCATTCCCCGCGGCGGCGAAAGCCTGATTCGCCGCGTAGCCGAGGAGGCCACCATGCCGGTCATCAAACACTTCACCGGTAACTGCCACGTCTACGTCGATCGCTCAGCCGATTTAGACATGGCCCAGCGTATTACCATCAACTCCAAATGCCAGCGGATGGGCGTCTGCAACGCGGCGGAATCGCTGCTGGTGCATGCCGACGTGGCCGCGGAATTTCTGCCCCGCATCGGCGCGGCACTGGTACAAAAGGGAATCGAAATTCGCGGCGACGCGAAGGTGCGCGAGTTCATTCCGCAAGCCAAAACGGCCACCGAGGAAGATTACGCGGCGGAATACCTTGGCCCAATTATTTCGGCCCGTGTAGTATCGTCCCTCGCAGAGGCCATCCGGCACATCAACCATGATGGCTCGCACCATACCGATGCAATTATTACGGACGATTTTTCGGCCGCCACGCAATTCACGGAGGAAGTTGACAGTTCCGCCGTCATGGTCAACGCCAGTACGCGGTTCAACGACGGGGGCGAATTCGGCCTTGGTGCGGAAATTGGCATCAGCACCGATAAATTTCACGCTCGCGGGCCATGTGGTTTAAAGGAATTAACCAGCTACAAGTACGTCGTGCTCGGTGCAGGACAAGTGAGAGAGTAG